A stretch of Campylobacter volucris DNA encodes these proteins:
- the serC gene encoding phosphoserine transaminase, with protein MRVMNFSAGPSNLPDEVLKEAQENLFNYHGKGFSIMEISHRGKIFEEVHFEAMQMAKKLYEVNDDYEILFFQGGASLQFAMIPMNLNLGGVCEFANTGIWTKKAIKEAQILGVNTKIVASSEESLFDHIPDFTFSDDADYAYICSNNTIYGTQYKKYPKTKSPLIIDASSDFFSKKIDFSNIAMLFGGVQKNAGISGLACAFIRKDMIERSKNKNIPSMLKYSVYSENDSLFNTPATFAIYMFNLEMKWLLNQGGLDKINEQNIKKAQLLYKIIDESNGFYKGHAKKEDRSLMNVSFNIAHDKNLESIFVKEAEENGMIGLKGHKILGGIRASIYNSISFEKVKKLSEFMEYFAKKYV; from the coding sequence ATGAGAGTGATGAATTTTAGCGCAGGACCTTCTAATTTACCCGATGAGGTTTTAAAAGAAGCTCAGGAAAATTTGTTTAATTATCATGGTAAAGGTTTTTCCATCATGGAGATATCTCATAGGGGAAAAATTTTTGAAGAAGTTCATTTTGAAGCTATGCAAATGGCAAAGAAACTATATGAGGTAAATGATGATTATGAAATTTTATTTTTTCAAGGCGGGGCAAGTTTGCAATTTGCTATGATTCCTATGAATTTAAATTTAGGTGGGGTGTGTGAATTTGCAAACACTGGCATTTGGACAAAAAAAGCCATCAAAGAAGCTCAAATTTTAGGAGTAAATACAAAAATAGTAGCAAGTAGCGAAGAGAGTTTGTTTGATCATATACCTGATTTTACATTCAGCGATGATGCTGATTATGCTTATATATGCTCTAACAATACTATATATGGCACCCAATATAAAAAATATCCTAAAACTAAAAGTCCTTTAATCATCGATGCTTCAAGTGATTTTTTCTCTAAAAAAATTGATTTTTCAAATATAGCTATGCTTTTTGGTGGAGTGCAAAAAAATGCTGGAATTTCAGGACTTGCATGTGCATTTATCCGCAAAGATATGATAGAGCGTAGTAAAAATAAAAATATACCTAGTATGTTAAAATATAGTGTATATTCTGAAAATGATTCTTTATTTAATACCCCAGCAACTTTTGCTATATATATGTTTAATCTTGAGATGAAATGGCTTTTAAACCAAGGCGGTTTAGATAAAATCAATGAGCAAAATATCAAAAAAGCACAGCTTTTATATAAGATTATAGATGAGAGCAATGGTTTTTATAAAGGACATGCTAAAAAAGAAGATAGATCTTTAATGAATGTAAGTTTTAATATAGCTCATGATAAAAATTTAGAATCAATTTTTGTAAAAGAAGCAGAAGAAAATGGTATGATAGGACTTAAAGGACATAAAATTTTAGGTGGAATTCGTGCTAGTATTTATAATTCCATTAGCTTTGAAAAGGTTAAAAAATTAAGTGAATTTATGGAATATTTTGCCAAAAAATATGTATAA
- the xseA gene encoding exodeoxyribonuclease VII large subunit: MKVSELNLKAKSLLECHFEDIELSGEISKITIHGSGHWYFDLKDEKSSIACVMFKGFNQFVSPKPQVGDMLDLRGYVSLYEASGKYQFIAKSMQKTSLGDLEAKFLALKEKLEKEGLFDKSTKKTINLYPKKVAIVTSLTSAALQDMLKLIKQKEYNFCKISIFDSLTQGLNAPISLINALQKADSCGFDVIVLARGGGSREDLFCFNDEELARKIYTLKTPVVSAIGHEIDYVISDFVADLRAPTPSAAIDMIFPSKMALEQKLDEIEMKFKFQISNFIKLQENNLAHLQDLVKAKSLESIFELKKQHLKMFKDQLHNFMKMKILSCQNQLKNFEELLKQHENFFQKSKNLINLQKDEKNISLKDLKQGDIVKLCSIDETKEAKIL; the protein is encoded by the coding sequence ATGAAAGTTTCAGAGTTAAATTTAAAAGCTAAAAGCTTATTAGAATGCCATTTTGAAGACATAGAATTAAGTGGTGAAATTTCTAAAATAACTATACATGGTTCAGGGCATTGGTATTTTGATTTAAAAGATGAAAAATCAAGTATAGCTTGTGTGATGTTTAAAGGTTTTAATCAATTTGTATCACCAAAGCCTCAAGTTGGAGATATGCTTGATTTAAGGGGCTATGTGAGTTTATATGAAGCTAGCGGGAAGTATCAATTTATAGCCAAAAGTATGCAAAAAACAAGCCTTGGTGATTTAGAAGCTAAATTTTTAGCTTTAAAAGAAAAGCTTGAAAAAGAAGGTTTGTTTGATAAAAGCACTAAAAAAACTATCAATTTATATCCTAAAAAAGTTGCAATTGTTACTTCTTTAACTTCAGCAGCATTGCAAGACATGCTAAAGCTTATCAAACAAAAAGAATACAATTTTTGCAAAATAAGTATTTTTGATAGTTTAACTCAAGGTTTAAATGCTCCTATTTCTTTGATAAATGCATTGCAAAAAGCAGATAGTTGTGGTTTTGATGTGATTGTTTTAGCAAGGGGTGGTGGAAGTAGGGAAGATTTATTTTGTTTTAATGATGAAGAATTAGCAAGAAAAATTTATACTTTAAAAACTCCGGTTGTATCTGCTATTGGCCATGAGATTGATTATGTTATTAGTGATTTTGTTGCAGATTTAAGAGCACCTACTCCAAGTGCGGCTATTGATATGATTTTTCCTTCTAAGATGGCTTTAGAGCAAAAACTTGATGAAATTGAAATGAAATTCAAATTTCAAATTTCAAATTTTATAAAATTACAAGAAAATAATTTAGCTCATTTACAAGATCTAGTCAAAGCAAAGTCTTTAGAAAGTATTTTTGAATTAAAAAAACAACATCTTAAAATGTTTAAAGATCAGTTGCATAATTTTATGAAAATGAAAATTTTATCTTGTCAAAATCAGCTTAAAAATTTTGAAGAGCTTTTAAAACAACATGAAAATTTCTTTCAAAAAAGCAAAAATTTAATTAATCTCCAAAAAGATGAAAAAAACATTTCTTTAAAAGATTTAAAACAAGGAGATATCGTAAAACTTTGCTCTATAGATGAAACTAAAGAAGCAAAAATACTATAA
- the ubiE gene encoding bifunctional demethylmenaquinone methyltransferase/2-methoxy-6-polyprenyl-1,4-benzoquinol methylase UbiE, whose protein sequence is MQKQEKIVQMFDDIAPTYDKANRILSFGTDVSWRKKACLSVFKYSKDKLDIVDIACGTGDMIIEWQNQAKKAQKEISSIKGVDPSAGMLEVAKKKILNASFIQAKAQELPLESQSADIISISYGIRNVVDRKEAIKEFSRVLKKDGILLVLEFTKREQGGFIATCRDFYLKNILPKIGGFISKNYSAYEYLPNSIDDFLSKEDFIDELSEDFQMLEYKSFSFGVCSMFIARKK, encoded by the coding sequence ATGCAAAAGCAAGAAAAAATTGTCCAAATGTTTGATGATATAGCTCCAACTTATGATAAAGCTAATAGAATTTTGAGTTTTGGCACTGATGTGAGTTGGCGAAAAAAAGCTTGCTTGAGTGTTTTTAAGTATTCTAAAGATAAATTAGATATTGTTGATATAGCTTGTGGAACAGGCGATATGATAATAGAATGGCAAAATCAAGCAAAAAAAGCTCAAAAAGAAATTTCTAGTATTAAAGGGGTTGATCCAAGTGCGGGTATGCTTGAAGTGGCTAAAAAAAAGATTTTAAATGCAAGTTTCATTCAAGCTAAAGCCCAAGAATTACCTTTAGAAAGTCAAAGTGCAGATATTATAAGTATTAGTTATGGAATTCGTAATGTTGTAGATAGAAAAGAAGCGATTAAAGAATTTTCAAGGGTGTTAAAAAAAGATGGAATTTTGCTTGTGCTTGAATTTACTAAAAGAGAACAAGGTGGTTTTATCGCAACTTGTAGGGATTTTTATCTAAAAAATATTTTGCCAAAAATTGGTGGTTTTATTAGTAAAAATTATAGTGCTTATGAGTATTTACCTAATTCTATTGATGATTTTTTAAGCAAAGAAGATTTTATTGATGAATTAAGTGAAGATTTTCAAATGTTAGAGTATAAAAGCTTTAGTTTTGGTGTTTGCTCTATGTTTATTGCAAGAAAAAAATGA
- the perR gene encoding peroxide-responsive transcriptional repressor PerR produces MELMQMLKDCDLKATPQRLCILKILKRHEHPNIDALYESIKEEYPSISLATVYKNLNTLKEQGLVVEINTPNQKTCYDIYEYPHIHVICSKCNHIEDMRYEESGLQAYQENLEKKIGNIIDYLGVFAHVNGCKFCKNK; encoded by the coding sequence ATGGAACTTATGCAAATGCTTAAAGACTGTGATTTAAAAGCTACTCCGCAAAGACTTTGTATTCTTAAGATTTTAAAACGCCATGAACATCCAAATATTGATGCTTTGTATGAAAGTATTAAAGAAGAATATCCATCTATTTCTTTAGCTACAGTTTATAAAAATCTTAATACTTTAAAAGAACAAGGTTTAGTTGTAGAAATTAACACTCCAAATCAAAAAACTTGCTACGATATTTATGAATATCCTCATATACATGTAATATGCAGTAAATGCAATCACATAGAAGATATGCGATATGAAGAGAGTGGATTGCAAGCTTATCAAGAAAATCTTGAGAAAAAAATTGGAAACATCATTGATTATCTTGGAGTTTTTGCTCATGTTAACGGATGTAAATTTTGTAAAAACAAATAA